Genomic segment of Sander vitreus isolate 19-12246 chromosome 17, sanVit1, whole genome shotgun sequence:
cacctcCAAGTCCTGCAGCTGGTCTCTGTCTGAGGTTAGGCCGGACAAGACGCACAGGGCCCGTTTGTAGAGCGGCACGTTGTTCTCCCTGCCTTCCACTACTCTCCCACCGGAGAAGCCCCAGGTGGAAGAGGCCAGGCTCAGGCACAGGCCGGCTgagccctgctgctgctgggcaaGCTCGAGGAACTGGGGCAACCAGCTGGGCTGGAAGTGGAACACTGAGCGGCAGAGGAGCTCAAACACAGGCAGGGCAGCTGGGCAAGTGGAGCTGGTAGCTTTGTCTTTACAGTTGGCGGCATGATCACCTTTGAGGCTATGATTGTGTTTTGGCCCGCCGTTGGTGAATGGGAGGCAGGATGGGGTGCTGGGTGTCATAGCAGGGCCGAGGACAGTTTTCCACATGTCTGGGGGAGCCCTGCTGGACAGAGAGCCCTCCCCGTTGTATTGTAGCTGAAGTGCGGCCTGCACCGCTCTCCACACCTGGCAGGGAAAGATGCTGAAGATGGAGTTGAGGTAAAGCAGAGCCTCTTTATCCAGCTCTGAGACTGACAGCAGCCTGGCTACTTCTTTCTCAACTAGATTCTcacacactgcctccacctCTTTAACATCCCCCCTGACTAAACTCCCCTTCACCTCCTCCAGAGTGACCAGAGCCTTGAGCTCAGCCTCCAGAGAGCCCATCAATTTGTCTTGTGCTGCTGTGCATTCGCCTCCATCGTTCTGGGACGGCTCTGCTCCTTTCTGCCTCAACCCTTTGCTGAGGTAGTTCCTGACGATGGACGCTAAAGAGGTGGGAGCCTGGAACCTACCTCCTTTCTTCAGCGTGTCCACAGTGAGCTGGGTGCTGCTCAGGCTTCTCTGCTGGTAGTATTTACAGGCCTCCTCAAAGACCGCCTCTACCAGGAGGGCTCCAGGAAGAATACAATCCACTGCACCGAGACCAAAAGGCTTCAGCTTAGAGTTGCTCTCTCTGGAGTCCGTCTCCTTGTTCACAACCACAAAAAGTCCAGTTTCTGAGAGCAGGTGAGGTGCACATATTTCAGCCTGATTTACATACAATAACCCCTCTTTCTTGAGCATGATCTTTTCCATCTCTCTGCCACAGTTCATATCTATCAGATGCAGGTTTTGCCCTATCAGCAGCGCCAGGGTGTCCTGGTACATGCAGAGGCTAGTGTGAGTACCACATTTTAACAAGCAGTTGTCTGCCAGTTTGTATACCTGCCGCAGCATCCCATCTTTCTGCAGAAGACACACCCATCCTgtgctgagcagcagcagcaggcctcCACAGGCTGTAGGAGAGAAGTCATA
This window contains:
- the hps6 gene encoding BLOC-2 complex member HPS6 isoform X2, which codes for MARLVLEQLSDFGDYTGGKELTEIFKLTNNELKSSPSNVRMSPDGRHVHVILRKPKVGLVTFDKYERPQLAQNQKRLDLRLTQTVPIVDILYLDHNNNSSRSRDTAAVAVVYENGKAEFWKFQECKAGWHLLQTSDLCNSPRARVASVCACSNLIIWCEERPPSESTPALSSTKNKLRYCVCRRDFEVEEGAVSLGGVKIALHNNPKFTVVSSACGGLLLLLSTGWVCLLQKDGMLRQVYKLADNCLLKCGTHTSLCMYQDTLALLIGQNLHLIDMNCGREMEKIMLKKEGLLYVNQAEICAPHLLSETGLFVVVNKETDSRESNSKLKPFGLGAVDCILPGALLVEAVFEEACKYYQQRSLSSTQLTVDTLKKGGRFQAPTSLASIVRNYLSKGLRQKGAEPSQNDGGECTAAQDKLMGSLEAELKALVTLEEVKGSLVRGDVKEVEAVCENLVEKEVARLLSVSELDKEALLYLNSIFSIFPCQVWRAVQAALQLQYNGEGSLSSRAPPDMWKTVLGPAMTPSTPSCLPFTNGGPKHNHSLKGDHAANCKDKATSSTCPAALPVFELLCRSVFHFQPSWLPQFLELAQQQQGSAGLCLSLASSTWGFSGGRVVEGRENNVPLYKRALCVLSGLTSDRDQLQDLEVELLLVSGRPNAILQALRILMAKQQWERVTQVAQKFCKRSPLLNKEIFTTLLCEVAQHRDLDPYLDLLWTLCPEDLTVTTILNLVLKNLPSPNTPPSSSSSSSFSMSSTTSSSPAPFADSNSSQLTIGLLKPLLRKVLQRETKPSQRYADILQSPSYPPPAPPRKPVEQPRTAPDPSTDSSVGNNIALASFAETPEQQSSTHTTVPRARVALPANPV